One segment of Trichlorobacter ammonificans DNA contains the following:
- a CDS encoding 4Fe-4S dicluster domain-containing protein, whose protein sequence is MKRIYSIEEACIGCHLCEVACITSHSRSKDPITAFLHEKERPLARCVVEEAEEGVIAISTRCRHCDEPACVEACIAGAIQKQEDGRVIVDTDKCVGCWSCVMACPFGAISRDLKKKKSNKCDLCPDRDTPACVAACPNRALIYMEGD, encoded by the coding sequence ATGAAAAGAATCTACTCCATCGAAGAAGCCTGTATCGGTTGCCATCTCTGCGAGGTGGCCTGTATCACCTCCCACTCACGGTCCAAGGACCCGATCACGGCGTTCCTCCATGAGAAGGAGCGTCCCCTTGCCCGCTGCGTGGTGGAAGAGGCGGAGGAAGGGGTGATCGCCATCTCCACCCGCTGCCGCCATTGCGACGAGCCGGCCTGCGTCGAGGCCTGCATCGCCGGCGCCATCCAGAAGCAGGAGGATGGCCGGGTGATCGTGGACACCGACAAGTGCGTCGGCTGCTGGTCCTGCGTCATGGCCTGCCCCTTCGGCGCCATCAGCCGCGATCTGAAGAAAAAGAAGTCCAACAAGTGCGATCTCTGTCCGGACCGCGACACACCGGCCTGCGTAGCAGCCTGCCCCAACCGTGCACTGATCTATATGGAGGGTGACTAG
- a CDS encoding NAD(P)/FAD-dependent oxidoreductase, which translates to MRYVLIGNSVAAVGAIRAIRKLDNEGEITVISREKYPAYGRPLISYLLGGLITEKEMAYLPEGFYEQNRINLLLSTEVTGLDTAAKTVRCADGRTIGYDRLLLATGGDPFVPPIEGLTGKARIFTFTTWDDAAKLKAIAGDITRAVVIGGGLIGLKAAEGLNLLGKAVTVVELADRVLSSAFDRPAGKIVARKMRANGIDVITEDTVASVSGEGNAISGVTLKSGDFLPCDTVVVAIGVRPATGFLQGSGVQVNRGVVVDNHMRSSVPDIFAAGDVAEAEDFFSREKNPMPIWPDAYIQGAVAGTAMAGGEREYEGGLAMNSIEFFKVSTISMGVTNPKNPEEYEILTATDIENYQYRKLVLQEGRLVGAVLVGNVDRAGILSGLIKNRTDISTWKQQLLHDDVGFVALDRQIRRTRFAPKGGYAWPQPGFGRMAGGH; encoded by the coding sequence ATGCGGTACGTACTCATCGGTAATTCCGTGGCTGCGGTCGGAGCGATCCGCGCCATCAGGAAGCTGGACAACGAGGGCGAGATCACGGTGATCTCCCGTGAAAAGTATCCGGCCTACGGCCGTCCCCTGATTTCCTACCTGCTGGGCGGTCTGATCACGGAAAAGGAGATGGCCTACCTGCCGGAGGGGTTCTACGAGCAGAACCGGATCAACCTGCTGCTTTCCACGGAAGTAACCGGCCTGGATACGGCGGCAAAGACGGTGCGCTGCGCCGACGGCAGAACGATCGGCTACGACCGGCTGCTGCTGGCCACCGGCGGCGATCCCTTTGTCCCTCCCATCGAGGGGCTGACGGGAAAGGCGCGGATCTTTACCTTCACCACCTGGGACGATGCAGCTAAATTGAAGGCCATTGCCGGCGACATCACCAGGGCGGTGGTGATCGGCGGCGGCCTGATCGGCCTCAAAGCTGCCGAGGGGTTGAACCTGCTGGGCAAGGCGGTGACGGTGGTGGAGCTGGCCGACCGGGTGCTCTCCTCCGCCTTTGACCGGCCGGCCGGCAAGATCGTGGCCCGCAAGATGCGCGCCAACGGCATCGACGTGATCACCGAGGATACGGTGGCGAGCGTGTCCGGCGAGGGGAACGCCATTTCCGGCGTGACGCTCAAGTCGGGGGATTTTCTCCCCTGCGACACCGTGGTCGTGGCCATCGGCGTCCGCCCCGCCACCGGCTTCCTGCAGGGAAGCGGCGTGCAGGTCAACCGGGGGGTGGTGGTGGACAACCACATGCGGAGTTCGGTTCCCGATATCTTCGCCGCCGGCGACGTGGCCGAGGCCGAGGACTTCTTCAGCAGGGAGAAGAACCCGATGCCGATCTGGCCCGACGCTTACATCCAGGGTGCAGTGGCCGGAACCGCCATGGCCGGGGGGGAGCGGGAGTACGAGGGAGGGCTGGCCATGAACTCCATCGAGTTCTTCAAGGTCTCCACGATCTCCATGGGGGTCACCAACCCGAAAAACCCCGAAGAGTACGAGATACTGACCGCAACCGACATCGAGAACTACCAGTACCGCAAGCTGGTACTGCAGGAGGGGCGTCTGGTGGGAGCGGTGCTGGTGGGCAACGTGGACCGGGCCGGTATTCTCTCCGGCCTGATCAAGAACCGTACCGATATCAGCACCTGGAAACAGCAGCTTCTGCATGACGATGTCGGCTTTGTGGCCCTTGACCGGCAGATCCGCCGGACCCGCTTCGCTCCCAAGGGGGGCTACGCCTGGCCCCAGCCCGGTTTCGGCAGGATGGCCGGCGGCCACTGA
- a CDS encoding 50S ribosomal protein L11 methyltransferase, which yields MSGRIFTSFSIGLFTVVPAGDPYPSPCGLPIVLGKKGAFGSGEHETTAACLEILPTIPGIAGCHALDLGSGTGILALAVARLGAGSVVAVDLDPAAAVSCRENVAHNWYDDRISTVCGELASLEAQQFDLVMANIYADILLPLADRLVAMTNPGGHLLLSGIPLQDKFDIVRCYTALGCCVVDSRIGEEFATYLLLRP from the coding sequence ATGTCCGGACGAATTTTTACCTCATTTTCGATTGGCCTGTTTACGGTTGTTCCGGCCGGCGATCCATACCCAAGCCCCTGCGGGCTGCCAATTGTACTGGGCAAGAAGGGGGCCTTCGGCTCCGGCGAGCACGAAACCACTGCTGCATGCCTGGAGATTCTGCCGACGATTCCAGGGATTGCAGGCTGCCACGCTCTTGATTTGGGCAGCGGCACCGGTATTCTGGCCCTGGCTGTCGCGCGCCTGGGAGCCGGCTCGGTGGTGGCGGTGGATCTTGATCCTGCGGCAGCGGTCTCCTGCCGGGAAAACGTTGCCCACAACTGGTATGATGACCGTATCAGCACAGTCTGCGGTGAGTTGGCCTCGCTTGAGGCGCAGCAGTTTGACCTCGTGATGGCCAATATCTATGCCGACATTCTGCTGCCGTTGGCGGACCGCCTGGTGGCGATGACCAACCCCGGAGGACACCTGTTGCTCTCCGGCATACCGCTGCAGGACAAGTTCGACATCGTGCGCTGCTATACCGCTCTGGGCTGCTGCGTTGTCGATAGCAGGATCGGCGAGGAGTTCGCCACCTATCTGCTGCTTCGGCCCTAA
- a CDS encoding PilZ domain-containing protein, translating to MPSPPEAILVIAYNDDSRSILTAALTKCGAASAACATFAAAEELALSTCYSGLLIDLPAIVKAKGEEKIIACTLASFFPTLRVRVIGAMLVPMTLAGDARQDNSLGEFLDKSCTRFTPRRLRLYRRRQLCVSTLLVRRDGRERRGYTLDISWGGAFITDSEPERYTPGEHLELVLHEFGLAVDITVRWVRSWGIRQIPGIGVSFDRMNEKLEQTLKALLRTSPELDRDRLSS from the coding sequence ATGCCCTCCCCCCCGGAAGCGATACTGGTCATCGCCTACAACGACGACTCCCGCTCCATACTGACCGCCGCACTGACAAAGTGCGGCGCAGCCTCAGCCGCCTGCGCCACGTTTGCGGCGGCGGAGGAGCTGGCCCTCTCCACTTGCTACAGCGGCCTGTTGATCGACCTGCCGGCCATCGTCAAGGCCAAGGGGGAGGAGAAGATCATCGCCTGCACCCTGGCAAGCTTTTTCCCCACACTGCGAGTCCGGGTCATCGGTGCCATGCTGGTGCCGATGACCCTGGCCGGCGACGCTCGCCAGGACAACAGCCTGGGTGAATTCCTCGACAAGAGCTGCACCCGCTTTACCCCCCGCAGACTGCGCCTGTACCGACGACGCCAGCTCTGCGTCTCCACCCTGCTGGTACGCCGGGACGGCCGGGAACGGCGCGGCTACACCTTGGATATTTCCTGGGGCGGCGCCTTTATCACCGATAGCGAGCCCGAGCGCTACACGCCGGGAGAGCATCTGGAATTGGTACTGCACGAATTTGGCCTTGCGGTGGATATAACCGTACGCTGGGTCCGTTCCTGGGGCATCCGACAGATCCCCGGCATCGGCGTCAGCTTCGACCGGATGAACGAAAAGCTGGAGCAGACCCTGAAAGCGCTGCTCAGAACCAGCCCCGAACTGGACCGGGACCGCCTCTCCTCCTGA
- a CDS encoding class II glutamine amidotransferase, translating to MRPNNSFFYEKDISNCGLTGFISKKGRRIGGATIIKSIALMHDRGNGLGGGFGAYGIYPQYKEFYAFHLMYESDAARQLTEEYLENNFHIEQQEPIPTRRIRAIASPPLFKRYFVAPLYNDDYREAVEYQGLTEEDLIVRHVMAINHEINGAFVVSSGKNMGAFKGVGFPEEIADFFMLEEYEGHIWTAHNRFPTNTPGWWGGAHPFTLLDWSIVHNGEISSYGINKRYLEMYGYLCTMLTDTEVVAYTLDLLIRKHGLPPELACTALAPPFWALIDQLPEKQRQLYTAVRQIYGSALLNGPFAILFASNKGLIGLNDRVKLRPLVCAEHEDIVYMASEEAAIREICPQPTRIWAPRGGEPVIALMEGEV from the coding sequence ATGAGACCCAACAACAGTTTCTTTTACGAAAAGGACATCTCCAACTGCGGCCTGACCGGTTTCATCTCCAAAAAAGGGCGGCGGATCGGCGGCGCCACCATCATCAAGTCCATCGCGCTGATGCATGACCGCGGCAACGGTCTGGGCGGGGGCTTCGGAGCCTACGGCATCTACCCACAGTACAAGGAGTTCTACGCCTTTCACCTGATGTATGAAAGCGATGCCGCCCGCCAGTTGACGGAAGAGTACCTGGAGAACAACTTCCATATCGAGCAGCAGGAGCCGATCCCGACCCGGCGTATCCGGGCCATCGCCAGTCCGCCGCTGTTCAAGCGCTACTTCGTGGCGCCGCTCTACAACGACGACTACCGGGAAGCGGTGGAGTACCAGGGGCTGACTGAGGAAGACCTGATCGTGCGTCACGTCATGGCCATCAACCATGAGATCAACGGCGCCTTCGTGGTCTCCTCCGGCAAGAACATGGGGGCCTTCAAAGGGGTCGGTTTTCCGGAGGAGATCGCCGACTTCTTCATGCTGGAGGAGTATGAGGGGCACATCTGGACCGCCCACAACCGCTTTCCCACCAACACCCCCGGCTGGTGGGGCGGCGCTCACCCCTTCACCCTGCTGGACTGGTCCATCGTGCACAACGGTGAGATATCCTCCTACGGCATCAACAAGCGCTACCTGGAGATGTACGGCTACCTCTGCACCATGCTGACCGATACCGAGGTGGTGGCCTACACCCTGGATCTGCTGATCCGCAAGCACGGCCTGCCCCCTGAGCTGGCCTGCACGGCGCTGGCACCACCCTTCTGGGCTCTGATCGATCAACTGCCGGAAAAGCAGCGTCAGTTGTACACCGCGGTTCGCCAGATTTACGGCAGTGCCCTGCTGAACGGGCCCTTTGCCATCCTGTTTGCCAGCAACAAGGGGCTGATCGGTCTCAACGACCGGGTCAAGCTGCGCCCTCTGGTGTGTGCCGAGCATGAAGATATTGTCTATATGGCATCGGAAGAGGCGGCCATTCGCGAAATATGCCCGCAGCCGACCCGCATCTGGGCTCCCCGTGGCGGTGAGCCGGTGATCGCGCTGATGGAAGGGGAGGTATAG
- a CDS encoding SPFH domain-containing protein yields MALWDKLKGELIDIIQWLDDTNDTLVFRFPRYNNEIKYNAKLVVREGQTAVFINEGQVADIFLPGTYTLTTQNLPILATLKGWKYGFESPFKADVYFCSTRQFTNLKWGTPGPCTMRDPEFGVVRVTAFGLYAIRIKDPALFIREVAGTDGNFTTEEIQDNLKGKIGLRIKEVMPELKLPVIDLESKVYTLGEMLKERIAPAFEGLGINLTEIQVQDVGLPEEVERAIDKAGAMKAIGNLQAYTQYETAGSINDAANNPGGLAAAGVGIGMGFGMGGQMAGAMGGTFATQAQPTAPPAGGGAPGAVPPPLPPQTQVYLALNGQQAGPFDMTGLQQMVRSGQVTRDTLAWKQGMADWAAAGTVAELISLFEAVPPPLPK; encoded by the coding sequence ATGGCACTCTGGGACAAGCTCAAAGGCGAACTGATCGACATCATTCAGTGGCTCGACGACACCAATGACACCCTGGTTTTCCGCTTCCCCCGTTACAACAATGAAATAAAGTACAATGCCAAACTGGTGGTGCGCGAAGGCCAGACCGCGGTCTTCATCAACGAAGGGCAGGTTGCCGACATTTTTCTTCCCGGCACCTACACCCTGACCACCCAGAACCTGCCGATCCTGGCCACCCTGAAAGGCTGGAAGTACGGCTTTGAATCCCCCTTCAAGGCTGACGTCTACTTTTGCTCCACCCGCCAGTTCACCAACCTGAAATGGGGTACACCCGGCCCCTGCACCATGCGCGATCCGGAGTTCGGCGTCGTGCGGGTCACCGCCTTCGGCCTCTACGCCATCAGGATCAAGGATCCGGCGCTCTTTATCCGGGAAGTGGCCGGCACTGACGGCAATTTTACCACTGAAGAAATTCAGGACAACCTGAAGGGAAAGATCGGCCTGCGGATCAAGGAAGTGATGCCGGAACTGAAGCTTCCGGTGATCGACCTGGAAAGCAAGGTCTACACCCTGGGAGAGATGCTGAAGGAACGGATCGCCCCTGCGTTCGAGGGACTGGGGATCAACCTGACCGAAATCCAGGTGCAGGACGTGGGGTTGCCGGAGGAAGTGGAGCGGGCCATCGACAAGGCCGGGGCCATGAAGGCCATCGGCAACCTGCAGGCCTACACCCAGTACGAAACAGCCGGCTCAATCAACGATGCGGCCAACAATCCAGGAGGACTGGCCGCCGCCGGCGTGGGTATCGGCATGGGATTCGGCATGGGGGGCCAGATGGCCGGTGCTATGGGAGGGACGTTCGCGACCCAGGCCCAACCGACGGCACCACCTGCCGGTGGCGGCGCGCCGGGAGCCGTTCCCCCTCCCCTGCCTCCGCAGACGCAGGTTTATCTGGCGCTGAACGGTCAGCAGGCCGGACCATTCGATATGACAGGCCTGCAGCAGATGGTCCGCTCCGGTCAGGTGACCCGCGACACCCTGGCCTGGAAACAGGGGATGGCCGACTGGGCCGCCGCCGGCACCGTGGCTGAACTGATCTCCCTGTTTGAAGCAGTGCCGCCGCCGCTGCCGAAGTAG
- a CDS encoding efflux RND transporter periplasmic adaptor subunit, whose translation MACVVKVSGFRRVVCALFLAFLASGCNRQSPSVTPPPPVEVVAVTVQPQTVPVLFPFVAQIQSSHQVDVMARVSGFLEKISYREGEAVRQGQVLFQLDKKPFIAAANAAKAEVDTRRSQLWTAKATLDRVKPLAEQNAASKSDLDNATGNHKTAEAAVQQAQANYDKALLDLSYTTIAAPFSGVAGQALMREGGYIAAGSASAKLTYVAKLDPVWVDFSISQNEQAKMSQEVEKGRIVGPRNNRYTVELELSDGTRYPLSGVVNFAEPSFSKETGTYLVRAEIPNPKAILRPGMFVRAWLKGAMRPNALVVPQRAVQQTSNGQIVFVVNEKGLAEVRPVVAGEWFEQNWIIDQGLRSGDKVIVDGFMKLAPGAPVKLVTAEEMQKAVRPAQPKAAK comes from the coding sequence ATGGCATGTGTGGTGAAAGTATCCGGTTTCCGCAGGGTTGTCTGTGCGCTTTTTCTGGCGTTCCTGGCATCCGGGTGTAACCGTCAGTCCCCTTCCGTGACACCGCCGCCGCCGGTGGAGGTGGTCGCTGTCACCGTGCAGCCGCAAACAGTACCGGTCCTGTTTCCCTTTGTGGCCCAGATACAAAGCTCCCATCAGGTGGACGTGATGGCCAGGGTGAGCGGATTCCTTGAGAAGATCAGCTACCGGGAGGGCGAAGCGGTCCGTCAGGGACAGGTGCTGTTCCAGCTGGACAAGAAGCCGTTCATCGCCGCCGCCAATGCCGCCAAGGCCGAGGTGGACACCCGCCGCTCCCAGCTCTGGACCGCCAAGGCCACCCTGGACAGGGTCAAGCCCCTTGCCGAACAGAATGCCGCCAGCAAGAGCGACCTGGACAACGCAACCGGCAACCACAAGACCGCCGAAGCCGCGGTTCAACAGGCCCAGGCCAACTACGACAAGGCGCTGCTGGATCTGAGCTACACCACCATAGCCGCGCCGTTCAGCGGGGTGGCGGGGCAGGCCCTGATGCGGGAAGGCGGCTATATTGCGGCCGGCAGTGCATCGGCCAAACTGACCTATGTTGCCAAGCTGGACCCGGTCTGGGTTGATTTCAGCATTTCGCAGAACGAGCAGGCCAAAATGAGCCAGGAGGTTGAGAAGGGACGGATTGTCGGTCCCCGGAACAACCGGTATACGGTTGAGCTTGAGCTTTCCGACGGCACGCGGTATCCCCTGTCGGGCGTGGTCAACTTTGCCGAGCCCTCGTTCAGCAAGGAGACCGGCACCTACCTGGTGCGTGCGGAAATCCCCAATCCCAAGGCGATCCTTCGGCCCGGCATGTTTGTGCGGGCCTGGCTGAAGGGGGCCATGCGTCCCAATGCCCTGGTGGTGCCGCAGCGCGCGGTACAGCAGACCAGCAACGGCCAGATTGTCTTTGTGGTCAACGAGAAGGGCTTGGCTGAGGTGCGGCCGGTGGTGGCAGGGGAATGGTTTGAGCAAAACTGGATTATCGACCAGGGACTGCGGTCCGGCGACAAGGTGATCGTGGACGGCTTCATGAAGCTGGCCCCCGGCGCGCCGGTCAAGCTGGTCACTGCCGAGGAGATGCAGAAGGCAGTCCGGCCTGCCCAACCGAAAGCAGCCAAGTAA
- a CDS encoding glutamate synthase-related protein, whose product MLYKTVNESFNEFIVQRSDPKCIRCKVCERQCSYGVHRYQEESDSLVEDSTLCIGCRRCSALCPTGAITIAKNPEAFKDNASWSTAHIRNLYAQADSGGILLAAMGNPQPYRIYWDHLLLDASQVTNPPIDPLREPMELRTYLGKKPDHIEVVTNPETGMPELTTELTPQIKMEYPFIFSAMSYGALNLNAHRAMAMAAAELGTLYNTGEGGLHKDLYRYGGNVMVQVASGRFGVSEQYLNAGVAIEIKIGQGAKPGIGGHLPGEKVSQAISETRMIPEGSDAISPAPHHDIYSIEDLRQLIYALKEATNYTKPVSVKIAAVHHIAAIASGVARAGADIITIDGFRGGTGAAPQVIRDNVGIPMELALAAVDARLRDEGIRNQVSIVVGGGVRNSGDAIKAIALGADAINMGTSTLLALGCTLCQRCYTGKCPWGITTNNPYLAKRLNPEIGAEKLVNLVQAWGHEMKEILGGMGLNALESLRGNRYKLRAVGLTEKDMYLLGVIPAGE is encoded by the coding sequence GTGCTTTACAAAACCGTTAACGAATCATTCAATGAATTCATCGTCCAGCGCAGCGACCCCAAGTGCATCCGCTGCAAGGTCTGTGAACGCCAGTGCTCCTACGGGGTCCACCGCTACCAGGAGGAGTCCGACAGCCTGGTGGAGGATAGCACCCTCTGCATCGGTTGCCGTCGCTGCTCCGCCCTCTGTCCCACCGGCGCCATCACCATTGCCAAAAACCCGGAGGCATTCAAGGACAACGCCTCCTGGTCCACGGCCCACATCCGCAATCTGTACGCCCAGGCCGATTCCGGCGGCATTCTGCTGGCTGCCATGGGCAACCCCCAGCCCTACCGCATCTACTGGGATCACCTGCTCCTGGATGCCTCCCAGGTGACCAACCCTCCCATCGATCCCCTGCGGGAGCCGATGGAGCTGCGTACCTACCTGGGGAAAAAGCCGGACCATATCGAGGTGGTCACGAACCCGGAAACCGGCATGCCGGAACTGACGACGGAGCTGACCCCCCAGATCAAAATGGAATACCCCTTCATTTTTTCCGCCATGAGCTACGGCGCGCTCAACCTGAATGCCCACCGGGCCATGGCCATGGCCGCTGCCGAACTGGGGACGCTCTACAATACCGGCGAAGGCGGCCTGCATAAGGATCTGTATCGTTACGGCGGCAACGTGATGGTGCAGGTGGCCTCCGGCCGCTTCGGGGTCAGTGAACAGTATCTGAACGCCGGCGTTGCCATCGAGATCAAGATCGGCCAGGGGGCCAAGCCGGGTATCGGCGGCCACCTGCCCGGTGAAAAGGTGAGCCAGGCCATATCCGAAACCCGGATGATTCCGGAAGGGTCGGATGCCATTTCACCGGCACCGCACCACGACATCTACTCCATCGAGGACCTGCGGCAGTTGATCTATGCCCTGAAGGAGGCCACCAACTACACCAAGCCGGTGTCGGTCAAGATCGCTGCGGTGCATCACATCGCCGCCATCGCCTCCGGCGTGGCACGGGCCGGCGCCGACATCATCACCATCGACGGTTTTCGGGGCGGTACCGGCGCGGCGCCGCAGGTGATCCGGGACAACGTCGGCATTCCGATGGAGCTGGCCCTGGCGGCCGTGGATGCCCGTCTGCGGGACGAGGGTATCCGCAACCAGGTCTCCATTGTGGTGGGGGGCGGGGTGCGCAACTCCGGTGACGCCATCAAGGCGATCGCCCTGGGGGCCGACGCCATCAACATGGGCACCTCCACCCTGCTGGCCCTGGGCTGTACCCTTTGCCAGCGCTGTTACACCGGCAAATGTCCCTGGGGCATCACCACCAACAATCCCTACCTGGCCAAGCGGTTAAACCCCGAGATCGGGGCGGAGAAGCTGGTAAACCTGGTCCAGGCCTGGGGGCACGAAATGAAGGAAATCCTGGGCGGCATGGGGCTCAACGCCCTGGAGTCGCTGCGGGGGAACCGCTACAAACTGCGGGCGGTCGGTCTGACGGAGAAGGATATGTACCTCCTGGGCGTCATACCGGCGGGAGAATAA
- a CDS encoding M24 family metallopeptidase, translating into MRLTPATELEYRCKQLQTLMAAQGLDAVLIAQNADLFYFTGTIQSGCLYVPQAGQPLYLVRRDAARARMESGLKEIRPFSSPKDIPAILADSSYPVPKRIGMEFDVLPVGLFERYRKVFSDAEFLDASPLVRQVRMIKSHYEIHLLQDAADQVHAVHLRAQEAIREGMTDLELAAELEYTARTHGHLGLIRMRVFNGEMMFGHTFSGVDSAVPAYTDTPLGGMGPSPCFGQGASHKPIGRHEPIIIDFAGNCDGYLVDQTRVFCIGGLSDRLRRGFDDMLKVQELMKELAVEGVPWGELYDRCHTLAVDMGYADSFMGARGSQVSFIGHGVGVEIDEYPYIARGFRDQTLQVGMVWAFEPKVVFPGEGAVGIENTFYLSRDGLKQLTRSDDALVIL; encoded by the coding sequence ATGCGCCTCACTCCTGCCACTGAACTTGAATATCGTTGCAAACAGTTGCAAACCCTGATGGCCGCCCAGGGCCTCGATGCCGTACTCATCGCCCAGAACGCGGACCTGTTCTACTTCACCGGCACCATCCAGAGCGGCTGCCTGTACGTACCGCAGGCCGGACAACCGCTCTACCTCGTCCGTCGGGATGCCGCCCGGGCACGGATGGAGTCGGGGCTGAAGGAGATCCGCCCCTTCAGCTCGCCCAAGGACATTCCCGCCATTCTCGCCGATAGTTCCTACCCTGTGCCGAAGCGGATCGGCATGGAATTCGACGTACTGCCGGTGGGCCTCTTCGAACGCTACCGCAAGGTTTTTTCTGACGCCGAGTTTCTGGATGCCTCCCCCCTGGTCCGCCAGGTGCGGATGATCAAAAGCCACTACGAAATTCACCTGCTGCAGGATGCCGCCGACCAGGTCCATGCCGTCCACCTGCGGGCGCAGGAGGCGATCCGGGAGGGGATGACCGATCTTGAGCTGGCCGCTGAGCTGGAGTACACCGCCCGCACCCATGGCCACCTGGGACTGATCCGCATGCGGGTCTTCAACGGCGAAATGATGTTCGGCCACACCTTTTCCGGTGTGGATAGCGCCGTCCCGGCCTACACCGACACCCCGCTGGGAGGAATGGGGCCGAGCCCCTGCTTCGGCCAGGGGGCCAGCCACAAACCGATCGGACGCCATGAGCCGATCATCATCGATTTTGCCGGCAACTGCGACGGGTACCTGGTGGACCAGACCCGCGTCTTCTGTATCGGCGGCCTGTCGGACCGCCTGCGCCGGGGCTTCGACGACATGCTGAAAGTTCAGGAATTGATGAAGGAACTGGCTGTGGAAGGGGTCCCATGGGGGGAACTGTACGACCGCTGCCATACCCTGGCCGTTGACATGGGCTACGCCGACAGCTTCATGGGCGCCCGGGGATCACAGGTGTCGTTCATCGGCCACGGCGTGGGGGTTGAAATCGACGAGTACCCCTACATCGCCCGAGGCTTCAGGGATCAGACCCTGCAGGTGGGCATGGTCTGGGCCTTTGAGCCGAAAGTGGTCTTCCCCGGCGAGGGGGCGGTCGGTATTGAAAACACATTCTATTTGAGTCGTGACGGCCTGAAACAGCTGACCCGCTCCGACGACGCACTGGTAATCCTGTAA